Part of the Terriglobales bacterium genome, AAATTCGTGGCCGCGCAGTCGGGCGAGGCCTGGGCCCGCGCCACCTCCGTGGGATTCTATGTCCTGGCCATCACCCTGTTCGCGTCCTCGGTCTTCTTCTATACCGACCGGCGTTCGCCCCTGGCCCCCTTAGGGGGCTTCGCACTGCTCACCCTGGCGGTCTCGCTGGTGCACGTGCTTGCATTTCCCCATTCGCACCTGCTGCCGGTGTTGCTGATGCTGATGTATGCCGCGATCCGGGCCACAGGCGCCATCCACCTGGCGCTGTTCAGCCCCGGCCGGCGGGCAGTCGGGCCCATCCTGCTGGTGATCGGCCTGCTGTTCCTGCACATGCACCAGCCCGGCGGCTCGAACGTGGTGGCCGGATTCGACATCGCCCTGGAGCTGCTGCTGGCCGTCGGCATGGCTGTGATCGTGGTGGACGACTCCTACGAGCGCCTGCAACGGCTCCGGGTCTTGGGCGCCATGACCACCGCCATCGCCGAGGCCCAGGACTTCATGCCCATCGTGAGGACGGCGCTGCAGGAACTGAAAGGGCTGATCCCGGCACGCGCAGCGTGGTACCGCGCCCTCGATGCCGACCAGCTGGTGCTGGTCGATGCCATCGGGCTGAGTGAGGGCTATGTCCGGGCGCGGCGCACCATCTCGCTCACCGACAGCTTTACCGGGAGGGCGGTACGCAAAGGAACGCCGAGCGTGGTGCGGGTCTCGGAGATGGATACCGACCTCGGTGCAGGGCTGCAGACCGAGGGCTTCGAGCACGTGCTGATGATCCCGCTGCTGGGCAAGAAGACGGTCATCGGCTCTCTGAATCTGGGGGTGCAGCGCTTCCGCAACTACCGGGCCGACGAGATGGAATTCTTCTCTGCCATCGCCAATCAGCTCGGCATCGCCATCGAGAACCAGCGGCTGTTCGGCCAGATCATGCAGTCGCAGAAGCAATGGGTGAGTACCTTCGATTCCATCCAGGACCGCGTGCTGGTGCACGACGAGGGCTTCCGCATCGTGAAGGCGAACTACGCCTTGCGGGAGCGCCTGGGCATCCGGGAAGGCCCGCTCAGCGGCACCTGCGAGACCGTGCTGCCGGGAGTGGGGCGCACCTGGCAGGCTTGGCAGGGCTGTCCCTACTGCTGGCGGGCTTCGGGCTACGAGACCGGCCCGGACCCCTGCTTCGGGGGCTATTCCCAGGTCTCTACCTCCGCCTACAACGAGCAGGAGACCCGCCGGGTCGGAACGGTGCACATCATCAAGGACGTGACCGAGAGCCGGGCCATTGCGGAGCGCTATCGGCTGCTCTTCGAGCAGGTGCAGGAAGGCGTGTTCATCTCCACCCCCGACGGGCGCTTGCTCGATTGCAACGATGCCTTTGTCCACATGCTGGGCTACGAAAACCGGGATGAGGTCCTCACGCTCGACATCCCCGCCCAGCTGTACGCCGACCCCAGCGTGCGGCCGGCGCTGCTGCGCGACATCGAGCAGAAGGGGTACCTGCGCAGCTTCGAGATCACGCTGCGGCGCAAGGACGGCAGCGCCATCCCGGTGCTGGAGACCAGCTTCGCGCGCCGGGATGAGTCCGGCGCCGTGCTCACCTACCAGGGCTTCCTGCTGGACATGACGGAACAGAAGAAGGCGGAAGACGCGATCCGCCGGCGTAACCGCGAGTTGAATGCGCTGAACACCATCGCGGTGACCGCGGCACAATCACTCGACCTCGATGAGGTGCTGACGGTCGCGCTGGCCCAGGTCATGGACCTGTTCGCCGCCGACTCCGGGTCGGTCCTGCTGGCGGATGTCGAGAAGGGAGTCCTGCGCCGCCGGGTCTCGCAGGGACAGCGCAGCGCCGGCGCCACCGGCTTCGACGAGGTGCCGGTGCCGGAAGAGGCGTGGAAGTTGCTGCGCGAGACCCAGGTCGAGCTGGTGACGCAGCGACATCTGGCCCAGCTGCCGCCGTCGCTGCAGGCCTATGTGCTGGCCGAGGGGCTCCAGGCATGGATGTGGGTGGTGCTGCGCACCAAAGACAAGATCGTGGGCGTGCTGGGCATCGGCAGCCGCGCGCCGCGGGAGTTCAGCGCCGCCGACGAGAACCTGCTGATGGCCATCGGGCGACAGCTGGCCACCACCATCGAGAAGATCCACCTCTATGAGGAGACGCGCCGGGCCTACGAAGAGCTGACCCGCACCCAGGAACAGCTCCTGCAGAGCGAGAAGATGTCGGCCATCGGGCAACTGATCTCGGGCGTGGCTCACGAGTTGAACAACCCGCTGACCGCCATCCTGGGATACGCGCAGCTGCTGGAGAACGAGGAGATCCCGGCGCGCGCCCAGGATTTCGTGCAGAAGATGTACAAGCAGGCGCAGCGCACCCACAAGATCGTGCAGAACCTGCTGTCGTTCTCGCGGCAGCGGAAGCCGCAGCGGCTACAGGTGGACCTGCGGCGGGTGCTGGAAGACACCCTGGCGCTGCGCGACTACGACATGAAGCTGAGCAACATCGTGGTCGAGCGCGAGTTCGAGGGGAACGTGCCGCAGGTGATGGGAGACGAGCACCAGCTCGAGCAGGTATTCCTGAACATTATCAACAACGCCGCCGACGCCATGCTGGAGAACGGGCGCGGCGGCACCTTCCGCGTCCGTATCTACAGCGACGGCGAATCTGTCTGCGCCGAATTCCGCGACAGCGGCCCCGGCATCAAGGACCCGAAGCGGATCTTCGATCCCTTCTACACCACCAAGAGCGTGGGCAAGGGGACGGGTCTGGGGCTGAGCATCTGTTACGGGATCCTGAAAGAGCATGGCGGCAGCATCTTCGCCAGCAACCATCCCCAGGGCGGGGCCGTGTTCCAGGTGCGCCTCCCGGCGCTGGCTCGGCCGATGCCCACCCGGGCAGCTCCCGCCGCGCGGCACCAGGCCCCGCTCCACGGACGGGTGCTGCTCCTGGACGACGAGGAGTCGGTGCTCGAGTTCGAGCGCGAGGTGCTGCGCAGCGCCGGCGCCGAGGTGGTCGCTTGCGCCGACGCCGAAGACGCCATCAGCCGACTGCGCGACGAACACTTCGACGCCATCATCCTCGACGGCAAGATGCCGGGACAGTGGGGAGGCGCGGAAGTCTACACCTGGATCCGCTCCAACCGCCCCGGCCTGGAGAAGAGCGTGGTGCTCGCCATCTCCAACCCCAACGATCCGGAGATACGCCGCTTCCTCGAGGAGACCGGGGTCTCCTTCCTGCCCAAACCC contains:
- a CDS encoding GAF domain-containing protein; amino-acid sequence: MYLPGSPQLAQALQAEELLAQASAVLLLLGIGVLVYRSFRTRYLLTWILGWLAYLLHKFVAAQSGEAWARATSVGFYVLAITLFASSVFFYTDRRSPLAPLGGFALLTLAVSLVHVLAFPHSHLLPVLLMLMYAAIRATGAIHLALFSPGRRAVGPILLVIGLLFLHMHQPGGSNVVAGFDIALELLLAVGMAVIVVDDSYERLQRLRVLGAMTTAIAEAQDFMPIVRTALQELKGLIPARAAWYRALDADQLVLVDAIGLSEGYVRARRTISLTDSFTGRAVRKGTPSVVRVSEMDTDLGAGLQTEGFEHVLMIPLLGKKTVIGSLNLGVQRFRNYRADEMEFFSAIANQLGIAIENQRLFGQIMQSQKQWVSTFDSIQDRVLVHDEGFRIVKANYALRERLGIREGPLSGTCETVLPGVGRTWQAWQGCPYCWRASGYETGPDPCFGGYSQVSTSAYNEQETRRVGTVHIIKDVTESRAIAERYRLLFEQVQEGVFISTPDGRLLDCNDAFVHMLGYENRDEVLTLDIPAQLYADPSVRPALLRDIEQKGYLRSFEITLRRKDGSAIPVLETSFARRDESGAVLTYQGFLLDMTEQKKAEDAIRRRNRELNALNTIAVTAAQSLDLDEVLTVALAQVMDLFAADSGSVLLADVEKGVLRRRVSQGQRSAGATGFDEVPVPEEAWKLLRETQVELVTQRHLAQLPPSLQAYVLAEGLQAWMWVVLRTKDKIVGVLGIGSRAPREFSAADENLLMAIGRQLATTIEKIHLYEETRRAYEELTRTQEQLLQSEKMSAIGQLISGVAHELNNPLTAILGYAQLLENEEIPARAQDFVQKMYKQAQRTHKIVQNLLSFSRQRKPQRLQVDLRRVLEDTLALRDYDMKLSNIVVEREFEGNVPQVMGDEHQLEQVFLNIINNAADAMLENGRGGTFRVRIYSDGESVCAEFRDSGPGIKDPKRIFDPFYTTKSVGKGTGLGLSICYGILKEHGGSIFASNHPQGGAVFQVRLPALARPMPTRAAPAARHQAPLHGRVLLLDDEESVLEFEREVLRSAGAEVVACADAEDAISRLRDEHFDAIILDGKMPGQWGGAEVYTWIRSNRPGLEKSVVLAISNPNDPEIRRFLEETGVSFLPKPFDVADLVAVTQRLLHRARAQATV